The sequence CATCGGCACCTGGACCATCGCTTCGCTGGCCATCATCATTCCGCTGATCATCGGCGGCTGGTACCTGTGCCGCGGAAGAATCAACGAGATTGCCGCGGCCCGGCTGCGCAACGAGCAGTCGGCGAACCAGCACTAGTCTGAGCCGCACGGTTCTTGACTAGCTACCGGCCCGGGAAGCAGCTAACCGCTGCTTGCCGGGCCGGCTTCGTTGGCGGCTCCGGACTACGAGGCCGGCTTGACGCTGAGCAGGATCCCGCGGACCAGCGCATACTGCGAGCTGTCCATGAACTGCTGCGCCTGTTCTTGTGTCGGATCGTCATTGACCCCGTAATCTTCCATGTAGTCCTCTTCGACCCACATCATCGGAGACTGCTCGCCGACCTTGAAGAAATTCAGGTCCGGATTCTCGTTGCGCTGCTCGAGCATCTGGTCATCGGCCAGGGCAATGTCGAATCCGCTGTCCTTCTCGCCATCTTCCTGGCTGGTGGATTCCCAGAACTCGGCGATGAAGCTGGTGGGGTGGAAGCCCGTGCCGGCTCCGGGATCCGGCAATTCGGTGCGCTCAAGCAGCTCCCGCTGGTACAGGGACATGTCGCCGTCCGGGGAAGTTGCTGTCGTCGGGATCAAGGTCAGCACATGCTTGCCATCGGCGTCCTTGATTTCCCATTCGTCCCATTCGGTGCATTCGCCCTCGCAATCCTCACCGGCCGCGCTCCACCCTTGGGGAGTCTTGAATTCGATGCCATGGATCTGCTGGACCTTGCTTAGTTCAGCTGGCTTCGCGTTCTCCGAGGCCGACGCGGTAGGCTCCGGGGCCGAGCTGGGGGCCGGGGTTGGCTCCATCGAGTCATCTGCTGGTTGAGAGGCTGCAGCGGTACCTTGGGTGCTGCCATCCGGTGACGGGGCAGGCTGGTCACCAGCCGTGCACGAAGCCAGCAGGAGCGCTGAGGCCGATAGCAGCGACAACGCGCCAAGCCGGGTACGGTTGCGGTTGCGGTTGCGGTTGCGGTTGCGGTTGCGGTTCATGATTATCAACTTCCTCGTTGAAGACGTGGCGATGCCCTCGGAGCATCTTGCTTTCCCCATGAGCCAATCCTCCACGCTCTGCCTTGGATTTGCGATAGCGAGCGCGTCACGCCTTGATGACAAATGTTCCCCATCTTGCCATTGGGCACGCGTAATTTTCGCAAAGCAGTAGTGCCAAGCAGCGAACAGTGGCAAGATATGTGAAGTGGAACACTCTAAGCATTCATTTCATAATTTAGATTCGTATATTGGCCTGAGTCGGCTCAGCGGCCTGGCGCTCTCACCCGACGGCACGAAACTCGTCACCACCCTCAGCACCCTTTCCGAGGATGAGACGAAGTACGAAAGCGCGCTCTGGTCCTTGGATCCCAAGGCAGGAGCCCCAGCACGCAGGTTGACCTTCGGCGAAAACGGCGAATCCCAGCCCCAGTTCACCGCCAACGGCGACCTCATGTTCGTGGCCAAGCGCTCCTCCGAGGAGGACGCCAAGGCTGAAGGATGGATCTTGCCGGTCGCCGGCGGCGAGGCCCGCCCGGTGATCTCCCACCCTGCCGGTGTGCAGTCCTTGAGCCTCTGCGCCCATGCTGCAGATACCGTCGTGCTGCGCACCGCGGCGCATAGCCGGGCCAAGGATCTGGAAGCCGAAGCCAAGCTGCGCACCGGCCGCAAGGACAAGAAGGTCTCTGCCATCTTGCACACCGGCTACCCGGTTCGCTACTGGGACCATGATTTGGGCCCCTCCACCCCGCATTTCTATGTTGGCTCCCTGCCAGCGTTGCAAGATACCGGCAAAACGCAGCTCACCGATCTGACCCCGGGCATCGGAGCGAACCTGCAGGAAACCGCCCACGATGCGGCCTCCAATGGTGATTTCCTGATCACCGAGTGGCTGGTCAGCGAAGGCCGAGCTTCGATGGCCACTGGCCTGATGCGCATTGATTTGCACTCTGGCGCCCAGGAAATGCTGTTGTCACCGGATGGCACCTTCGAATACACGATGGGCAAGATCAGCCCGGATTCCACCCACCTGGCTTACGGCCGCTGGCACCGCTCAACGGCCGAAACCGCCCCGGTCTTCGAGCTGTGGCTGATGGATCTGGCCGACGGCTCCACCCACCAGATCGCGGCCGGCTGGGACCGCTGGGTCAATGACATCCAGTGGGTGCCCAACGGCCGTTCCCTGCTGCTGACCGCCGATGACCAGGGGCACAGCCCGATCTTCCAGCTGAGCCTGTACAACGACAAGATCACCCGGCTCACTGATCAGGGTTCCTTCACCAATGTAGTGATCAGCCACGATTCACGCACCGCCTACGCGCTGCGCTCCAGCTATCTGTACCCTGCTGAGCCGGTGGCCATCGACCTGACGCACACCCAGGATCTGGAAGCAGGAGAATTCGCGCCGCTGCTTGAACTGCGCTCCCCTGCGCCGCGCCCGGCTCTGCCCGGCACGCTCACTGAAGTCGCCACCACCGCCGAGGACGGCTCAACCGTGCGCGCGTGGCTGGCATTGCCCGAATCCGCTTCTGCCGCCAATCAGGCGCCGCTGCTGCTGTGGATCCACGGCGGCCCGCTGGGTTCGTGGAATGCCTGGAGCTGGCGCTGGAGCCCGTGGCTGCTGGTGGCCCAGGGCTACGCGGTGCTGCTGCCTGATCCAGCCCTGTCTACCGGCTACGGCCAGGACTTCATCCAGCGCGGCTGGGGCCGCTGGGGCCAAGAGCCCTACACCGATCTGCTGGCCATCACCGATGCCGCCGAAGCCCGCGATGACATCGATGAAACCCGCACCGCGGCCATGGGCGGCTCCTTCGGCGGATACATGGCCAACTGGGTGGCCGGGCACACCAACCGCTTCAAGGCCATCGTCACCCACGCCAGCTTGTGGGCGTTGGAAGGCTTCGGCAAGACCACTGACGCGGCTTTCTACTGGACCCGGGAAATGAGCCCGGAAATGCGCGAGCTGAACTCGCCGCACCATTCGGTAGGCAATATCACCACCCCGATGCTGGTCATCCACGGCGACAAGGACTACCGCGTGCCGATCGGCGAAGGGCTGCGCCTGTGGTACGAATTGCTGGCCGATTCCGGGCTGCCGCAGAAGGAAGATGGCAGCACCGAGCACCAGTTCTTGTACTTCCCGGATGAGAACCACTGGATCCTCACCCCGCAGCACGCGAAGATCTGGTACCAGGTCGTCACCGAGTTCCTCTCGCAGAAGGTCCTGGGCAACGCACCTAACGAGCTGCCCGAATTGCTCGGGTAGCCGGATCTAGGCCAGCTTCACCGGTGCCGGCGCATCACCGCCGGCACCGCGGCTGGCCACCACCAGTGCCTTGGCGCGGCGTGCAACATCGGCGTCGCGCTCCCCGAGCAGTTCCACCAGCTGCGCCAGATGCGCGGTTCGCCGTTCATAGCCCGGCGACAGCCGCTGGCCCAAAGTCATCGTGGACAGTTCCTCTGCCTCGCGCCAGGCCATCATCAGCGCACGTTCGAACAGACGCTGGCCGGCCTCATCGGCACGGCCCGAGCTACTCGCACCGAGCACCGCGACCGCGTTGATCTGCGTTTCCTCCAGTCCCAACGCCAGCTGTTCCAGCTTGCGGCGCGAGCGCTGCACGGAGCGCGATCCGCGGGAGAACCGGCTGAACCTGGTGGTTGCACCCAGCAGGTACTGCACCACCTGAACCAGGTTGAGCACGCTGAAGAACAGCATGAACACGAGCATCCAGTACAGCAGACTCACGTTGTAATCCGGCTTTTCATAGCCGGCGCGCTTGAGCACCACCGCGAAATCCTCGGCCGCATTGGCCGCTTCCATGGCCGGGTACTTCGATTCGTGGATGCTTCCGTAGTCCCAGCCGCTGGTCGAGCCCCAGGAAGCTTCACCGCTGATCACGGCCCCGGAAATCAACCCCGGCATGATGCCGTCGCCCGCATCAGTGATCAGCAGCGGAATAATGGTCAGATCCCCATCCAGCTCACCACTGGCAGGATCCTGCCGATCCGGGTATTCGTCCTTGATCCGCCAGATCGCCTCGCGCACGCTTTGCGGCGTGGAATCGCGGTACTCGCTGCCTTCAATGCGGGTGAATTCCAAATAGGACTCGGCGTCACGCACCGCAATGAGCAAGTCCTGGCGTTCGGCGAAGTCCTCATGCATGTACCTGCGGATCTCTGATTCATCGACCAGCTTCGCCTTGTCATCGATCTGCAGCACCATCCCTTGGCCGCTGCCCTCATAGGTGGCCTTGGGAGCCTGGGGCAGGCTGGCGACTACCAGCCCTGCGCAAATCAGGCTGGCAACCAGCAGCCCTGCCAGCAGGCCGTACTTGACCAGGCGGCTGGTTCCGCG comes from Glutamicibacter arilaitensis Re117 and encodes:
- a CDS encoding S9 family peptidase; translated protein: MEHSKHSFHNLDSYIGLSRLSGLALSPDGTKLVTTLSTLSEDETKYESALWSLDPKAGAPARRLTFGENGESQPQFTANGDLMFVAKRSSEEDAKAEGWILPVAGGEARPVISHPAGVQSLSLCAHAADTVVLRTAAHSRAKDLEAEAKLRTGRKDKKVSAILHTGYPVRYWDHDLGPSTPHFYVGSLPALQDTGKTQLTDLTPGIGANLQETAHDAASNGDFLITEWLVSEGRASMATGLMRIDLHSGAQEMLLSPDGTFEYTMGKISPDSTHLAYGRWHRSTAETAPVFELWLMDLADGSTHQIAAGWDRWVNDIQWVPNGRSLLLTADDQGHSPIFQLSLYNDKITRLTDQGSFTNVVISHDSRTAYALRSSYLYPAEPVAIDLTHTQDLEAGEFAPLLELRSPAPRPALPGTLTEVATTAEDGSTVRAWLALPESASAANQAPLLLWIHGGPLGSWNAWSWRWSPWLLVAQGYAVLLPDPALSTGYGQDFIQRGWGRWGQEPYTDLLAITDAAEARDDIDETRTAAMGGSFGGYMANWVAGHTNRFKAIVTHASLWALEGFGKTTDAAFYWTREMSPEMRELNSPHHSVGNITTPMLVIHGDKDYRVPIGEGLRLWYELLADSGLPQKEDGSTEHQFLYFPDENHWILTPQHAKIWYQVVTEFLSQKVLGNAPNELPELLG